One genomic window of Diospyros lotus cultivar Yz01 chromosome 8, ASM1463336v1, whole genome shotgun sequence includes the following:
- the LOC127808803 gene encoding cinnamoyl-CoA reductase 1-like isoform X2, producing the protein MATPSTERSEILVVLTCILCRVKDDEKNAHLMKFEKASENLQLFKVDLLDRSSVSAAIKGCDGVFHVASPVPSGSVPNPEVQLIEPAVKGTLNVLEESSAANVKRVVFVSSGAAVSMNPAWPEGQVKDEACWSDKEYCRKTNNWYCLSKTEAESEALEFAKRSGLDVVTVCPTLVLGPKLQSSTNASSLVLIKLLKEGYDEVENRSRMVVDVRDVAEALLLAYEKPEAEGRYICTAHLIKSKDMVEIVRKIYPDYNYPKKFIEGKDSDKLSSEKLQTLGWRYKALEETLVDSIESYIQAGLLD; encoded by the exons ATGGCTACACCGTCCACGGAACGGTCAGAGATCCTC GTTGTCCTCACTTGTATACTTTGTAGAGTAAAAG ATGATGAGAAAAATGCTCATTTGATGAAATTTGAAAAAGCTTCTGAGAACCTGCAACTTTTCAAGGTAGACCTGCTGGATCGCAGTTCAGTTTCTGCAGCCATCAAAGGATGTGATGGAGTCTTCCATGTTGCCAGTCCAGTTCCCTCTGGCAGTGTACCCAACCCTGAG GTACAACTAATTGAGCCAGCTGTAAAGGGTACACTTAATGTACTCGAGGAAAGTTCTGCAGCAAATGTCAAGAGAGTGGTGTTTGTATCTTCTGGAGCTGCTGTTTCCATGAACCCTGCTTGGCCTGAGGGTCAAGTGAAGGATGAAGCTTGTTGGTCTGATAAAGAATATTGCAGAAAAACTAAC AACTGGTATTGCCTTTCCAAAACAGAAGCAGAAAGTGAGGCACTGGAGTTTGCAAAAAGAAGTGGACTTGATGTTGTGACAGTGTGTCCAACTCTTGTTCTTGGGCCAAAGCTCCAGTCTTCAACAAATGCTAGTAGTTTGGTTCTCATCAAGCTTTTGAAAG AAGGATACGATGAAGTCGAAAACAGGTCACGGATGGTGGTAGATGTCCGGGATGTAGCTGAAGCGTTGTTACTGGCATACGAGAAGCCTGAAGCCGAAGGAAGATACATATGCACTGCTCACTTGATCAAGTCAAAAGATATGGTGGAAATAGTGAGGAAAATTTACCCCGACTACAATTATCCTAAGAA GTTTATTGAGGGAAAAGACAGTGATAAGCTGAGTTCAGAGAAATTGCAGACGCTGGGATGGAGATACAAAGCATTAGAAGAGACTCTGGTTGATTCCATCGAAAGCTACATACAAGCAGGACTTCTGGACTGA
- the LOC127808803 gene encoding cinnamoyl-CoA reductase 1-like isoform X1 produces MAEKGRVCVTGAGGYVASWLVKLLLSNGYTVHGTVRDPHDEKNAHLMKFEKASENLQLFKVDLLDRSSVSAAIKGCDGVFHVASPVPSGSVPNPEVQLIEPAVKGTLNVLEESSAANVKRVVFVSSGAAVSMNPAWPEGQVKDEACWSDKEYCRKTNNWYCLSKTEAESEALEFAKRSGLDVVTVCPTLVLGPKLQSSTNASSLVLIKLLKEGYDEVENRSRMVVDVRDVAEALLLAYEKPEAEGRYICTAHLIKSKDMVEIVRKIYPDYNYPKKFIEGKDSDKLSSEKLQTLGWRYKALEETLVDSIESYIQAGLLD; encoded by the exons atggcGGAGAAGGGGAGGGTGTGCGTGACAGGGGCAGGAGGGTACGTAGCTTCATGGTTGGTGAAGCTTCTCCTCTCCAATGGCTACACCGTCCACGGAACGGTCAGAGATCCTC ATGATGAGAAAAATGCTCATTTGATGAAATTTGAAAAAGCTTCTGAGAACCTGCAACTTTTCAAGGTAGACCTGCTGGATCGCAGTTCAGTTTCTGCAGCCATCAAAGGATGTGATGGAGTCTTCCATGTTGCCAGTCCAGTTCCCTCTGGCAGTGTACCCAACCCTGAG GTACAACTAATTGAGCCAGCTGTAAAGGGTACACTTAATGTACTCGAGGAAAGTTCTGCAGCAAATGTCAAGAGAGTGGTGTTTGTATCTTCTGGAGCTGCTGTTTCCATGAACCCTGCTTGGCCTGAGGGTCAAGTGAAGGATGAAGCTTGTTGGTCTGATAAAGAATATTGCAGAAAAACTAAC AACTGGTATTGCCTTTCCAAAACAGAAGCAGAAAGTGAGGCACTGGAGTTTGCAAAAAGAAGTGGACTTGATGTTGTGACAGTGTGTCCAACTCTTGTTCTTGGGCCAAAGCTCCAGTCTTCAACAAATGCTAGTAGTTTGGTTCTCATCAAGCTTTTGAAAG AAGGATACGATGAAGTCGAAAACAGGTCACGGATGGTGGTAGATGTCCGGGATGTAGCTGAAGCGTTGTTACTGGCATACGAGAAGCCTGAAGCCGAAGGAAGATACATATGCACTGCTCACTTGATCAAGTCAAAAGATATGGTGGAAATAGTGAGGAAAATTTACCCCGACTACAATTATCCTAAGAA GTTTATTGAGGGAAAAGACAGTGATAAGCTGAGTTCAGAGAAATTGCAGACGCTGGGATGGAGATACAAAGCATTAGAAGAGACTCTGGTTGATTCCATCGAAAGCTACATACAAGCAGGACTTCTGGACTGA
- the LOC127808803 gene encoding cinnamoyl-CoA reductase 1-like isoform X3 has translation MKFEKASENLQLFKVDLLDRSSVSAAIKGCDGVFHVASPVPSGSVPNPEVQLIEPAVKGTLNVLEESSAANVKRVVFVSSGAAVSMNPAWPEGQVKDEACWSDKEYCRKTNNWYCLSKTEAESEALEFAKRSGLDVVTVCPTLVLGPKLQSSTNASSLVLIKLLKEGYDEVENRSRMVVDVRDVAEALLLAYEKPEAEGRYICTAHLIKSKDMVEIVRKIYPDYNYPKKFIEGKDSDKLSSEKLQTLGWRYKALEETLVDSIESYIQAGLLD, from the exons ATGAAATTTGAAAAAGCTTCTGAGAACCTGCAACTTTTCAAGGTAGACCTGCTGGATCGCAGTTCAGTTTCTGCAGCCATCAAAGGATGTGATGGAGTCTTCCATGTTGCCAGTCCAGTTCCCTCTGGCAGTGTACCCAACCCTGAG GTACAACTAATTGAGCCAGCTGTAAAGGGTACACTTAATGTACTCGAGGAAAGTTCTGCAGCAAATGTCAAGAGAGTGGTGTTTGTATCTTCTGGAGCTGCTGTTTCCATGAACCCTGCTTGGCCTGAGGGTCAAGTGAAGGATGAAGCTTGTTGGTCTGATAAAGAATATTGCAGAAAAACTAAC AACTGGTATTGCCTTTCCAAAACAGAAGCAGAAAGTGAGGCACTGGAGTTTGCAAAAAGAAGTGGACTTGATGTTGTGACAGTGTGTCCAACTCTTGTTCTTGGGCCAAAGCTCCAGTCTTCAACAAATGCTAGTAGTTTGGTTCTCATCAAGCTTTTGAAAG AAGGATACGATGAAGTCGAAAACAGGTCACGGATGGTGGTAGATGTCCGGGATGTAGCTGAAGCGTTGTTACTGGCATACGAGAAGCCTGAAGCCGAAGGAAGATACATATGCACTGCTCACTTGATCAAGTCAAAAGATATGGTGGAAATAGTGAGGAAAATTTACCCCGACTACAATTATCCTAAGAA GTTTATTGAGGGAAAAGACAGTGATAAGCTGAGTTCAGAGAAATTGCAGACGCTGGGATGGAGATACAAAGCATTAGAAGAGACTCTGGTTGATTCCATCGAAAGCTACATACAAGCAGGACTTCTGGACTGA
- the LOC127808803 gene encoding cinnamoyl-CoA reductase 2-like isoform X4, whose product MAEKGRVCVTGAGGYVASWLVKLLLSNGYTVHGTVRDPHDEKNAHLMKFEKASENLQLFKVDLLDRSSVSAAIKGCDGVFHVASPVPSGSVPNPENWYCLSKTEAESEALEFAKRSGLDVVTVCPTLVLGPKLQSSTNASSLVLIKLLKEGYDEVENRSRMVVDVRDVAEALLLAYEKPEAEGRYICTAHLIKSKDMVEIVRKIYPDYNYPKKFIEGKDSDKLSSEKLQTLGWRYKALEETLVDSIESYIQAGLLD is encoded by the exons atggcGGAGAAGGGGAGGGTGTGCGTGACAGGGGCAGGAGGGTACGTAGCTTCATGGTTGGTGAAGCTTCTCCTCTCCAATGGCTACACCGTCCACGGAACGGTCAGAGATCCTC ATGATGAGAAAAATGCTCATTTGATGAAATTTGAAAAAGCTTCTGAGAACCTGCAACTTTTCAAGGTAGACCTGCTGGATCGCAGTTCAGTTTCTGCAGCCATCAAAGGATGTGATGGAGTCTTCCATGTTGCCAGTCCAGTTCCCTCTGGCAGTGTACCCAACCCTGAG AACTGGTATTGCCTTTCCAAAACAGAAGCAGAAAGTGAGGCACTGGAGTTTGCAAAAAGAAGTGGACTTGATGTTGTGACAGTGTGTCCAACTCTTGTTCTTGGGCCAAAGCTCCAGTCTTCAACAAATGCTAGTAGTTTGGTTCTCATCAAGCTTTTGAAAG AAGGATACGATGAAGTCGAAAACAGGTCACGGATGGTGGTAGATGTCCGGGATGTAGCTGAAGCGTTGTTACTGGCATACGAGAAGCCTGAAGCCGAAGGAAGATACATATGCACTGCTCACTTGATCAAGTCAAAAGATATGGTGGAAATAGTGAGGAAAATTTACCCCGACTACAATTATCCTAAGAA GTTTATTGAGGGAAAAGACAGTGATAAGCTGAGTTCAGAGAAATTGCAGACGCTGGGATGGAGATACAAAGCATTAGAAGAGACTCTGGTTGATTCCATCGAAAGCTACATACAAGCAGGACTTCTGGACTGA